In Acidisarcina polymorpha, the DNA window GTTCCGTGGATGTCTATGTACGCCGCATTCGTGAGAAAATCGAAGGCGACGCTGAAAATCCCCGCTATCTCAAGACAGTACGCGGCGCGGGCTATCGTTTTGAGGTTCCGAAGCCCGCTTAATGCATTTTCACAATAGATACAGTGCAGGATGTCGGTCGGCAGACCTTTTCCTTCAAGGAAAGCTCAACACAGCATTGCTTAAGAATTGTCATTCGTTGAGCCGATACTTAACTGCATGTATTTATTTCTTTTCTCCTGGCCGAGGGAGATAGCCCCATCGGCTTGAAAGGGGGATTCTCGATCCCAATCATGGACACTCCCCGCCCAAGCCGGCCTGCCGCCTCCGATGCGTTGCGAGGCGCAGAATGACCGGGCGTGTCTTCACCAAGGTCTTCTTCTCTTTCGTTCTGGTCCTATGCGCCGGGACCGCAATCCTGGATTTATCTCTACGTCGAATTCTTGAGCCTTCTCTGCGCAAGCAGGCCGAACACTCGCTCATTGACATCAACGCAACGATGCACCTCCTGCATCGGGATGTACTGATCGCGACGATGATCTCCCTGGTCCTTGCGACCATCATTGCGGCTGTGCTGGCGCAGCGTTTCTCGCTCCGGCTGCGCCGCATCGTTATCTTCGCCAGTCGCATTGCTGCCGGAGAACTCTCGGCGCGCGTCGAAGAAGGCAATCTTGATGAGATTTCCGAAGTCGCGCATGCGCTTGACGCTACCGCCAGCCGCCTGGAGCAGAGCTTCCATGCGCTCGATACCAACCGGCGCGAACTGGAGGCGTTGCTCGACTCGATGCAAGAAGCGGTTGTCGCCGTCAACGCCCATGGACAAGTGAGCTGGTCAAATGCGGTGATGCAACGCGTCTCCCCAAGTCCGGTGCGCGAGGGCCGCTCGCTGGTGCACACGATCCGCGACCCGCAAGTCCTCGCCTGCGTGGAAGGCGCTCTTGAGAGCCGTGAAGTTCACCGCGCACGAGCCACCTCTGTTGCCCCGGGCAGAATCTATGAAGTGAGTGCCGCCCCGACTCCCGGCGGCGGAGCTGTCGCCGTGCTTCACGATGTCACCGAAGTCGAACGCGCCGAAAAGACCCGGCGGGATTTCGTGGCCAACGTCTCTCATGAGCTGCGGACCCCCCTGACTTCCATCTCCGGATATGTCGAAACGTTGCTGGACGGTCATCACTCAGAGAAGGACACTCGCGATTTCCTCTCGATCATTTTGAAAAATGCGACCAGGGTAAACCGGCTTACTGAAGATCTTCTAGCGCTGGCCAGCGTCGAATCAGGCGACTATAAGCTCAGGACGCTTCCGGTTCGTGCCTCAGTGCTCGTCCAGGATGCCATCGAATCTCTCGCAGGCATGGTGCTCGACTCCCCTGTAACCCTCGAAGCCGCCGAAACTACCACAGACTTTGTGTTAGCCGATCCCGACTCTCTCAACCAGGTCTTTGGGAATTTGATTGAGAACGCTATGAAATATGGGAAGAGCGGTGAACGCGTCTGCGTTGGAGCGAGACGACTCGAAAATGAAGTGGAGTTCTTCGTGCGGGACTTCGGCCCTGGTATACCCTTCGAGCACCTCGACCGTATCTTCGAGCGATTCTATCGGATCGACAAGGCCCGCTCTCGCGATTCCGGAGGTACTGGATTAGGCCTTGCGATCGCGAAGCACATCGTGCTCGCTCATGGAGGTATTATCCGGGCGGAGAGTGAGCTCGGTCTGGGCGCAACTTTTCTTTTCACCCTGCCCATCGCTCCGGCGAGGCCTCAACAAGTCAGCCCCGTCATTTCCGCCCGCACCGAAGAGTCTGCGCCGTTCCCGGTCGAGAAATAGAGGAATCGGAGCTAGATTTTTCTCGAACATCTGACGCACCTGGACAGGATTCACCCCTTCCTCTTCTCCTCAATCCGGCGCATCACTCCTGCGGCCTCCAGGTTCCCCGGCGTTGAGGATGCCTCCAGGGCAGTCACCACTCCAAGCCGATCTGCCTCCAAGGAACGCTGGTCGAACTTCCACTTGGCCTCAAGCCGGGAGATAGGTAGCTCGACGCCGATAATCCGCTTCAGTTGCGCCTCGACGTATTCACCGGGAGCATCGGTGACCTTCCATGGCTGCGGAAACGATGCTTCGTGTTTATCCGTCAGCCGGGAAACTAGATCGCGCAGCCACTCCGCGTCGTCGATGAACTTGACCGCCCCATAAGCATGAATAGCGGCATACATCCAGGTAGGCACAACCTTTCCCGTCTCCAGTTTGCTGGGATACCAGGAAGGCGTGACATATGCATCCGAAGCAGTAAATATCGCCAGCGCCTCGACGGAAGGCATAGTCTCGCGCCACTGGAGATTGCCTCGTGCGAGATGTCCATATAGGGTGCCAAATTCGCCGGCGTCCGAATCGAGCAGGAGTGGAAGGTGTGTCGCGACAAGCCCGTTCTCCGTCAGAGTCACCAGCGTGGCCAGCTGGATCTTCTGCATCTCGGCGTGAATAGTCGGTAGATCATCCTCGCGAAAAGCAGGCGGCACGTACATAGGGCGTAGCTCCAGTCGCACAACTGAGATCCAGTTTAAAGAAGTTGCCGCGTTTGTGTCCGTCAACCCCTTCAAGCCATCTCATGTCCGCCAGATAGAAGCGATCCAGACGAGAGATAGCGACAGTCCACCTAACCAGTCCAGACGAGAAGCGAAAATGCTCTAGAATCACAACACCATGAGAATCCTTCTCAATCAAGCACGTAGTAGCCGCCAAGGTCCGGGCGCGTACTTCACTGGCCGCGTTTGGATCGACGAAATCGTCATCGGGACCGCGCCATCGAAGCTCAAAGCCAATCGAGTCTCCTTTGAGCCAGGCGCGCGGACCGCCTGGCACACCCATCCTGTCGGACAAGCGTTACATGTGCTTACCGGACTTGGTCGCGTCCAGCTACAAGGAAGCTCTCCACAGCGCATAGGCCCCGGAGACACCGTCTGGATCGAAGCCGGAGAGGTCCATTGGCACGGCGCAGAGCCTGGACGGACGATGGTGCATCTTGCCATTCAGGAGGCTGACGAGCATGGCACCGACGTCATCTGGATGGAGCAGGTCACGGACGAGGAGTATCTTGCGCCGGCGGAATGAACCACAGACATCCAGTAGGCAATCGCTTTCGATAGCGTTGTTGACTCCTCCAACAAACCTACTCAACGGCCGCGCTGGTAGCGGAGAAGCGGCAAATTTTACCGCCATGCGGAAGGTAAACTAAGTGCAATTGGAACAACGTTCGCTTCCGGGGATTGAGCCGTGAACCACGCATATATAGAACGGGTAGTCGATCTCACCGATCCAGAGGCCAATCAACTATACGACCTCGGTATCGAGGAGGCGCGAAGCATTCTACTGAGCCAGCCTGCAGAGGCGGTCGGACAGATACGAGGTTCTTTTGCCTTGTTAGCCCGCGAAGGTAAGACCGTAAGGATGGCTCGCTCTCTTGACCGCCCGATGCGGTATTTCCTTGCCAAACGGCAGGAGGGCCCGGCACTAGTAGTCGCCCACCGCATCGATACAATCTACGACTGGTTAAAGGCCGAAGGTCTGGCCAGTCAATTTCATCCGAGCTACACCCGCATGGTTCCCGCCCACTATGTCGTTGAGATCCAACTGGTCGGCTGTCCGGATCCGGATCCTCTATATAGCCGGTTTTTTGCTCCGGCCTCCGCGACTCTTCCGAATGACCTTGATGAGATCGGACGTAACTATATCTCTGCGCTGGCCGATGAGATTGCTCTCTGGCTCAAGACAATCCCGGAACACGCACCGATCGGCGTCTGTTTCTCGGGCGGCATCGATAGTGGGAGCGTCTTTCTGACCACGTACTTCATGCTGCGAAAGCTGGGGATGAACCCGGCGCGCCTGAAGGCCTTCACACTCGATCTTGGCAATGGACCTGACCTTCAGCAGGCCCGCAATTTCCTGGACCAACTTGGGCTTTCATTGTTCATGGAAACCATCGAAGCAGATCCATCGGATTTGGATGTGACCGAAACAATCCGCCTGCTCGAAGACTACAAACCGCTGGATATTCAGTCGGCTACTATGGCAATTGCCCTGTGTCGAGGTATCCGTGAGCGTTACCCCGAGTGGATCCATCTGATCGATGGCGATGGAGGCGACGAAAACCTCAAAGATTATCCGATTGAGGAAAATCCCGAACTCACCATTCGCAGTGTCATCAACAACCAGATGCTCTATCAGGAAGGCTGGGGAGTTGGCAAAATTAAGCACTCCCTCACTTACAGTGGTGGACTTAGCCGCTCGTACATCCGAACCTACGCGCCGGCCCATCACTACGGCTTCAAAGGTTTCAGCCCATATACAAAACCGAGCGTCATCGCGGTCGCAGAAGCGGTTCCCTTTATTGATTTGACCCAGTACGACGTTGCTCGTCTCTATGAATTGAAAGGCGAAATTGTCTCGCGCGGCATCGCCGCAGTTACCGGCATCAAAATGCCGACCTTTCCGAAACGCCGCTTTCAGCACGGCGCCATCAGCATAGAAGCGCTCAACCGCCGCTTGCCATCTCAGGAAGCAGAGTACCGCAAGCAATTTTTAGCACTCTATCAATGACGACTGTGTCGCTTTCGATTTATCCGGAGAAACCTGCCGATCGCGATGCGTGGATCCTGGCAAATCGTTCTATTCGGAACCCGGTCAACGCATCTCGGCCCTACGCTTTCTTTGTCGAAGATGAGCGGTCAGCCAGCGGCGAGATCGTCCCGATCGCGACTATTTTTCTGACAAACCGGGAGTGTCCATGGCGCTGCTTGATGTGCGATCTGTGGAAGAACACTTTACCTGGGACGGTAGCGCCGGGAGCCATCCCCGCACAGATTGATTTTGCGCTGACCCGGATGCCCCCCGCCCGCCAGACCAAGCTTTATAACAGCGGCAGTTTCTTTGACCCACGCGCGATCCCTACATCGGACTACGCAGCGATCGCCAAACTAGGCACCGGTTTCGAGAGAGTGATCGTCGAGAGTCATCCCGCTCTTATTAATGATCACTGTCTAGCCTTTCACGATCTGGTTGATGGACGACTTGAGGTTGCCATGGGCCTTGAGACAGCCAATCCAGGAGTTTTGGAACGTCTCAACAAGCGCATGACTTTAGCGTCCTTTGCTGCAGCAGCCGAAAAGCTAACTCTGCATGATATCGACCTTCGCGTCTTCATCCTCGTCAAACCTCCTTTCATGCTGGAAGAAGAGGCTTTAGAATGGGCCGCTCGTTCGGTCGACTTTGCTTTCAAGTGCGGAGCCACTGCAATGACTTTGATTCCGACCCGCGGCGGAAACGGTGCTCTCGAACAACTAAGTACCTCGGGAGACTTCGCTCCCCCACGATTAGCGACCCTCGAAGCCGCCCTGGATTATGGAATCTCGCTGAAAAGAGGTCGCGTCTTTGCTGACCTTTGGGACCTACGCGTACAAGGTGGCTGTCCGGTTTGTCGAGAGGAACGAGTTGACCGCCTCAGGTTGATGAATTTGCAACAAGTCTTACTCGCATCTGTCTCGTGCAGAGAATGCGGAGTCGACAATTGACAGCACGATACGATATCGCCATAGTCGGATCGGGCTTCTCTGGCTCACTCATGGCAATGATCGCCTGCCGTCTCGGATATTCGGTGGCGCTGATCGATAAAGGGAAGCACCCCCGCGTCGTGATTGGCGAGTCCTCAACGCCGCTGACTAACTTGCTGCTTGAAGAGATCTCTGTTCGCTATGATCTCCCAGTCCTCAAGTCACTTACAAAGTGGGGTACTTGGCAGAGAGACTATCCCGGCATAGCATGTGGACTAAAACGCGGATTTACCTTCTACCATCATGATCTTGCTAGTCCAATCAGCAACTTGCCAGATCGCAGCCAGCAGCTTCTGGTCGCGGCCAGTCCCAACGATCGGCTAGCCGACACTCATTGGTACCGGGCCGACTTCGACCACTTCTTGGTCAATCAGGGTCGGCAAATGGGAGTCAATTGCCTGGACGAGACACAGCTAAGTTCGATGGTTGAGTTAGACAGCGGTATCGTCTTGGAAGGTAAGCGCGGCGGGCGGGAAATGAGTCTCTTCGCAAGATTCCTCATCGATGCGTCCGGACCCAGAGGTTTCGTGCACAGAGTTCTAGATTTGGCAGAGCGCAACTTCCCTACATCTCCAAACACTCAGTCGATCTACAATCATTTTTCCGGAGTCAACAGGATTGCTTCGCATTCCCCTGACAGCGGCGAACAGCCTCCCTACCCGGTTGATGATGCGGCTGTACATCATATTTTTGATGGCGGATGGATCTGGGTCCTGCACTTCAACAATGGCTTGACTAGCGCAGGAATGGCGGCAACCGATCGGCTCGCTTCCTCATTGAACTTCTCGCATTCGGAGAATGCGTGGGGGGAAGTACTCCGAAAGATTCCGATGTTGAATACACAATTTGAGACGGCCAAGCCGGAAGCCTCCTTCTCTCATATCCCACGTCTCTCTTTCTATAGCTCCAAGATAGCTGGATCTAACTGGGCAATGCTGCCGTCAGCTGCGGGTTTCATCGACCCGCTTCTATCAACGGGCTTTCCTCTCACCCTCCTGGGAGTTGGCCGGCTAGCGGAGATCATCGAGGGGGCCTTGGAAAAGAGACATCTCGCACCGAGACTCCTGGCCTATGGTCATAAGACCGAGGAAGAGCTGCTTGCTACCGCACTGCTGATTGGAAGCCTCTACCATAACATGCATGACTTCCCCGTCTTCTCTGCTCTGACCTTGCTCTATTTCGCCGCCGCCAGTTTCTCCGAGACTGTAAGAAGACTGGATAAACCCCATTTGGCGGAGTCGTTTCTGTTGCATGACCACCCTCTGTTTGGCGCCACAAGCCGCTCTCTGATGGAGAGATCTTTGGCGCCACGAACGACGGACCAATCGGCAAGGTTGGTCGAGCAGATCCACTTAGCCATCGAACCATTCAACCTGGCTGGCTTAGGAGATAGCGGTCGCAATAATTGGTATCCCGTTTTGGCAGAGGACCTGATCAGGTCACACGCAAAGGTAAATGCCAGTCCAGCAGAGCTATCAACCCTCTTACAGCGCTGTGGCTTTCCCGATGACAATCACTCACTGTCGCCGGCTTCTATCTCTCGATCCCAGCCTTAGCCGCTCCAGGGTTAAAGACGATTGACTTGGCGGAGACAACTCCATGGCCTTCCTGGATCGTCAGAAACTGGTTAGGCTGAATATTCTGAATCTTCTCTCTCCTGCCGCTCGGCCACACGAGATCAAGGCTCACAGTCTTGTTCTGCTCTGGCCTCCCAAGGCCAAATGTAAGAGGAAGCTCGCTCTGCGACATATAGCTTGATCCGCCTTTGACGATGGCGAATTGCCGGACGCCCTTATTCGTAGTGAGTGTGACTTTGGTCCCAATTCCATCCCGATTGGAACGCACTCCAACAACCTTCACTCGTATCATGTCGTTCTGATTTCCGTTCTCATTGCGCAGTAGACGAGCGGGACCATTATTTGTGGTGAGCAGCAGATCGAGATCCCCATCGTTGTCGTAATCCGCGTACGCGGCTCCGCGCCCCACCACGGCGCGCCGCAGTGCGGGTCCCATCCGATTCGTGACATCTTCAAACTTGTCTTTGCCCTTATTCCGGAATAGCAGCGGCGCTTCTTCGTACTTGAGAGTTGGCCTGACAACACTGATGTCATCGGCAACATGACCGTTTAATGCAAAGATATCCAACAATCCATCTAGGTCGTAATCAAAGAAAAAGCTGCCAAAAGTGAGACTGTTTAATGACGCTTGCCCAACTCCGGAAGAGAGCGATTCGTCAGTGAATAAGCCTGTTCCGTCATCACGATAGAGAGCAAGACCCTCGTTCGTAAAGTTGCCTACTATAAGTCCTTGACGGCCCGAGTGATCGAAGTCGCCAGCATCCGCCCCCATCCCGGCGCGAGTGCTCCCCGATTCTCCATAGGCCACCCCGACCACCTCGCCAGTGTCGGTAAAGGTCCCATCGTGGTTGTTGTGATAAAGCTTATTACGTTGCGTGTCATTGGCGACGAACAGGTCCATCCAGCCATCGTTGTCGTAATCGAGCATAGCGATCCCAAGAGATTTACTTGTGGGATCATAGAGACCTGCACGTTTGGTGACATCTTCGAAGACGCCATTGCCTTTGTTATGGAAGAGAGTTGCACTTTCTCCCTTGTAGGCGTCCGGCGTGCAGTAGGACTTATTTTTGTTATCGAGCGAGCAATACAAATCCTTATCTTCAGTCCAGTTCACGTAATGCGACACAAATAGGTCCAGCTTGCCATCGTTGTCATAGTCGAACCAGATTGCGGAGGTCGAGAATCCCAGATCACCTACTCCGCTCTTTGCGGTCACATCGGCAAACTTCCCGTTCCTCAAGTTCCTGAACAGACGATTATTTCCCACGGCGGTGATGTAGAGATCATCATAGCCGTCGTTGTCAAAGTCGCCGACTGCACACCCCATGCCATACATTTCGACCTGTAATCCAGCCGCGGCGGTCACATCGGTAAAGGTGCCATCACCGTTGTTATGATAAAGGGATGGGTAAGATTTATGATTTTTGTGATCCGGCCAGTCCATTGAATTGACCAGCAAAATGTCTTGCCAACCATCATTGTCATAGTCAAGAAAGCACGCCCCACTACCCATCGTCTCCGGTAGATACTTCTTCCCGAACGCTCCGTTGTTGTGTTTAAAAGCGAGACCCGCCTGCGTAGTAACATCGACGAACTGAATAGGTCCGGACGGCCGGAGTGTCGATCCCTCTGACGGCTTCAAATCCGGCTGTACAGCAGACTTAGGCATGGATTGAGGGTGTGAGCTCGATCGCGTCGAACCTTCCTTTGAGGACTTCGACTTACATCCGGCCGCAGCGACAAGCAACAAGAGACAGCAAGCCCACTTGAATCGTTGTACGATAATCTTCAAACTCATTTCCGCTGTGAGGCGTTTTAGTAAGAGATGACCTTAAGAAAATGGATAAGGTCAGGCTTTAGACACTCGCGGCCAAAACTCTATGACTCCGTGATTGCAACCACATCTCCAACAACAAGGCGGTGGGACCAACCAGAAACAACGCATAAAATGGCGCATAGACGACTTGATTCAATCGAAAGATCATCTCGAGCAAGGCGATTGAGAACGCCACCAGACACTGCCCTCGTACGCTTTTGACGGTCGTCTTTGGGTCCGTAATCATGAAGAAGATATATAGCTGATACTCAGGACCCGTGAGAGGAGCAACTTCCGCTTGCCAAGGATTCCCCGTCAACCATGCCCGTATGAAGGCAAAGATCAAGAAAGACGCCACATAAGTGGCGGTGATGTGAAAGCGGCGAACTCGCCATACAATCGTGGATCCGAGCGCCCAGATGGCAATCATCGGCAACAGGTAATTGCCCCACTGAATGCTGAGGCTTGCGGCAGCATCACTGGCGAGGAAAAGGAGGGCAGAAATTCCAAAGTTCGAAGGATTCCAAAGATGCCTTCCTTTGTACCGCAAGACGTATTTAGAACTTATGGAGAGAAGCGCGCATAGAGCGTACGGCCAGAAGGCGGGCGAACGTACCAGAATGCCAACGCTGATCCCGCTGATATAAGCGCTGGCGAGATGAGGCCACTTACCCAGGAATGTCCGGCCCAAGATCAATTCGGCAGTGATGCTCGTTCCTATCGCAAGCAGGGTCTTCTTGTAGCTCTCAAGCATTCCAAAAGAGAGCTGGCCCACCAACAGGATGAGGGTAATAAAGAGCGGCGGTACGAATCGGTTATCAATGCTAAGAATCTGTTTCCAACGCGATGATCCATTTACTGGTAGCACGGATTCATCCGCAAGCGCCTGGTGACTCATCGCGGCTCCTTGATCTGGTATATCTCACCTGCGCGTAAATCGTCCATCTCCTGGACTCTGCCAGACGGCCACCGGATCACGGCCTTTTCAAGCCTCGGATCCTTACCCAGGCCGAAGTGAAGCCGCCTGTCGTTTTGCGCCGCAAAGCCACTTCCTCCGGAGACCTCCTGGGATTGCCGCTCGCCATTCCAGTACATCGTGACCGTCGCGCCGATTGCACTGCGGTTGCTCCTGACACCTTCCAGAGAAAACTCGATCCACTTGTTTTCCGGCCGCACAGTATTCCTATAGATCAAGAGCGGCCCGCGTTGATTGGCAACAACAATATCGAGAGCTCCCTTGTTCCATAGATCTGCTACAGCTACCGATCGACCGTCATACGTGTCGTTTGCTCCAACCGCCTGAGCCACGTTGACGAACTTGCCTGCTCCATCATTCAGCCACAGGCGCTTCTGCTGATAGCCCGAAAGGCTGCGGCCGTTCATGGATGGCCAATTTCTTGCATCTCCGATAATAGTGCTATTTCCGCCGGCAACATGAGAGAAGTCATACCAATAGCTGCGATTTCGATCCAGTGAAACATAGCCATTGGCCAGATAAAGGTCAAGCGTGCCATCGTTATTGAAGTCGCCGAACTGTGCGCCGAAGC includes these proteins:
- a CDS encoding sensor histidine kinase — translated: MTGRVFTKVFFSFVLVLCAGTAILDLSLRRILEPSLRKQAEHSLIDINATMHLLHRDVLIATMISLVLATIIAAVLAQRFSLRLRRIVIFASRIAAGELSARVEEGNLDEISEVAHALDATASRLEQSFHALDTNRRELEALLDSMQEAVVAVNAHGQVSWSNAVMQRVSPSPVREGRSLVHTIRDPQVLACVEGALESREVHRARATSVAPGRIYEVSAAPTPGGGAVAVLHDVTEVERAEKTRRDFVANVSHELRTPLTSISGYVETLLDGHHSEKDTRDFLSIILKNATRVNRLTEDLLALASVESGDYKLRTLPVRASVLVQDAIESLAGMVLDSPVTLEAAETTTDFVLADPDSLNQVFGNLIENAMKYGKSGERVCVGARRLENEVEFFVRDFGPGIPFEHLDRIFERFYRIDKARSRDSGGTGLGLAIAKHIVLAHGGIIRAESELGLGATFLFTLPIAPARPQQVSPVISARTEESAPFPVEK
- a CDS encoding FMN-binding negative transcriptional regulator; the protein is MYVPPAFREDDLPTIHAEMQKIQLATLVTLTENGLVATHLPLLLDSDAGEFGTLYGHLARGNLQWRETMPSVEALAIFTASDAYVTPSWYPSKLETGKVVPTWMYAAIHAYGAVKFIDDAEWLRDLVSRLTDKHEASFPQPWKVTDAPGEYVEAQLKRIIGVELPISRLEAKWKFDQRSLEADRLGVVTALEASSTPGNLEAAGVMRRIEEKRKG
- a CDS encoding (R)-mandelonitrile lyase, with product MRILLNQARSSRQGPGAYFTGRVWIDEIVIGTAPSKLKANRVSFEPGARTAWHTHPVGQALHVLTGLGRVQLQGSSPQRIGPGDTVWIEAGEVHWHGAEPGRTMVHLAIQEADEHGTDVIWMEQVTDEEYLAPAE
- a CDS encoding asparagine synthase-related protein translates to MNHAYIERVVDLTDPEANQLYDLGIEEARSILLSQPAEAVGQIRGSFALLAREGKTVRMARSLDRPMRYFLAKRQEGPALVVAHRIDTIYDWLKAEGLASQFHPSYTRMVPAHYVVEIQLVGCPDPDPLYSRFFAPASATLPNDLDEIGRNYISALADEIALWLKTIPEHAPIGVCFSGGIDSGSVFLTTYFMLRKLGMNPARLKAFTLDLGNGPDLQQARNFLDQLGLSLFMETIEADPSDLDVTETIRLLEDYKPLDIQSATMAIALCRGIRERYPEWIHLIDGDGGDENLKDYPIEENPELTIRSVINNQMLYQEGWGVGKIKHSLTYSGGLSRSYIRTYAPAHHYGFKGFSPYTKPSVIAVAEAVPFIDLTQYDVARLYELKGEIVSRGIAAVTGIKMPTFPKRRFQHGAISIEALNRRLPSQEAEYRKQFLALYQ
- a CDS encoding radical SAM protein, which produces MTTVSLSIYPEKPADRDAWILANRSIRNPVNASRPYAFFVEDERSASGEIVPIATIFLTNRECPWRCLMCDLWKNTLPGTVAPGAIPAQIDFALTRMPPARQTKLYNSGSFFDPRAIPTSDYAAIAKLGTGFERVIVESHPALINDHCLAFHDLVDGRLEVAMGLETANPGVLERLNKRMTLASFAAAAEKLTLHDIDLRVFILVKPPFMLEEEALEWAARSVDFAFKCGATAMTLIPTRGGNGALEQLSTSGDFAPPRLATLEAALDYGISLKRGRVFADLWDLRVQGGCPVCREERVDRLRLMNLQQVLLASVSCRECGVDN
- a CDS encoding NAD(P)/FAD-dependent oxidoreductase → MTARYDIAIVGSGFSGSLMAMIACRLGYSVALIDKGKHPRVVIGESSTPLTNLLLEEISVRYDLPVLKSLTKWGTWQRDYPGIACGLKRGFTFYHHDLASPISNLPDRSQQLLVAASPNDRLADTHWYRADFDHFLVNQGRQMGVNCLDETQLSSMVELDSGIVLEGKRGGREMSLFARFLIDASGPRGFVHRVLDLAERNFPTSPNTQSIYNHFSGVNRIASHSPDSGEQPPYPVDDAAVHHIFDGGWIWVLHFNNGLTSAGMAATDRLASSLNFSHSENAWGEVLRKIPMLNTQFETAKPEASFSHIPRLSFYSSKIAGSNWAMLPSAAGFIDPLLSTGFPLTLLGVGRLAEIIEGALEKRHLAPRLLAYGHKTEEELLATALLIGSLYHNMHDFPVFSALTLLYFAAASFSETVRRLDKPHLAESFLLHDHPLFGATSRSLMERSLAPRTTDQSARLVEQIHLAIEPFNLAGLGDSGRNNWYPVLAEDLIRSHAKVNASPAELSTLLQRCGFPDDNHSLSPASISRSQP
- a CDS encoding CRTAC1 family protein encodes the protein MPKSAVQPDLKPSEGSTLRPSGPIQFVDVTTQAGLAFKHNNGAFGKKYLPETMGSGACFLDYDNDGWQDILLVNSMDWPDHKNHKSYPSLYHNNGDGTFTDVTAAAGLQVEMYGMGCAVGDFDNDGYDDLYITAVGNNRLFRNLRNGKFADVTAKSGVGDLGFSTSAIWFDYDNDGKLDLFVSHYVNWTEDKDLYCSLDNKNKSYCTPDAYKGESATLFHNKGNGVFEDVTKRAGLYDPTSKSLGIAMLDYDNDGWMDLFVANDTQRNKLYHNNHDGTFTDTGEVVGVAYGESGSTRAGMGADAGDFDHSGRQGLIVGNFTNEGLALYRDDGTGLFTDESLSSGVGQASLNSLTFGSFFFDYDLDGLLDIFALNGHVADDISVVRPTLKYEEAPLLFRNKGKDKFEDVTNRMGPALRRAVVGRGAAYADYDNDGDLDLLLTTNNGPARLLRNENGNQNDMIRVKVVGVRSNRDGIGTKVTLTTNKGVRQFAIVKGGSSYMSQSELPLTFGLGRPEQNKTVSLDLVWPSGRREKIQNIQPNQFLTIQEGHGVVSAKSIVFNPGAAKAGIER
- a CDS encoding RnfABCDGE type electron transport complex subunit D; protein product: MSHQALADESVLPVNGSSRWKQILSIDNRFVPPLFITLILLVGQLSFGMLESYKKTLLAIGTSITAELILGRTFLGKWPHLASAYISGISVGILVRSPAFWPYALCALLSISSKYVLRYKGRHLWNPSNFGISALLFLASDAAASLSIQWGNYLLPMIAIWALGSTIVWRVRRFHITATYVASFLIFAFIRAWLTGNPWQAEVAPLTGPEYQLYIFFMITDPKTTVKSVRGQCLVAFSIALLEMIFRLNQVVYAPFYALFLVGPTALLLEMWLQSRSHRVLAASV